From Corvus cornix cornix isolate S_Up_H32 chromosome 6, ASM73873v5, whole genome shotgun sequence, one genomic window encodes:
- the LOC109145933 gene encoding uncharacterized protein LOC109145933 produces MERPASMLCLRTCYIKHFKPLGVAENPPELGQSPLSRSGLCCPRTVKREWSNTVSKCALPIIPEYPGFQDVKLPRNYLGNPASNQIFQDLERGKSSLPQLNNLPRRASLVHCLGSSSGGCLKGHQTTSPGFQDKPLQEYFNERLMELGNYESKRSKRKTKADKNQPLLLAQRGFQRRSSCSALLVLGHGTEGEESCSSANQHSKGVMECQDQKETQNVLKLNMGDFLDLLTMHITAPLGAFVQKK; encoded by the exons ATGGAGAGGCCTGCCTCAATGCTGTGCCTGAGAACTTGCTACATAAAACACTTCAAGCCACTTGGTGTTGCTGAAAATCCACCTGAGCTGGGGCAATCCCCTCTCTCCAGGAGCGGCCTTTGCTGTCCTAGGACGGTGAAACGAGAGTGGTCAAACACTGTCAGCAAGTGTGCCTTGCCCATCATCCCAGAATATCCAGGCTTCCAGGATGTAAAG TTACCAAGAAATTATTTGGGAAATCCAGCCTCCAACCAAATTTTCCAGGAtctggaaagagggaagagctCGTTACCACAACTCAATAATCTCCCAAGGAGAGCCTCGTTAGTCCATTGCCTGGGGAGCTCCTCAGGAGGCTGCTTGAAAGGCCACCAGACCACCAGCCCTGGCTTCCAGGACAAACCTTTGCAGGAATACTTCAACGAGAggctgatggagctggggaacTACGAAAGCAAGAGgtccaaaaggaaaacaaaggcagataagaaccagcccctgctcctggcccAGAGAGGGTTTCAGcgcaggagcagctgcagcgctctgctggtgctgggccATGGCACGGAGGGTGAGGagtcctgcagctcagcaaaccagcacagcaagggAGTGATGGAGTGTCAGGATCAAAAGGAAACCCAGAACGTCCTAAAGCTCAACATGGGTGACTTCTTGGATCTTCTGACAATGCACATCACTGCTCCTCTAGGAGCATTTGTACAAAAGAAGTGA